The genomic interval CATTCGCACGCTCAAGGGGCATTTCATCGTCTGCGGCTATGGCCGCATGGGACAAGCGTTGTGCCGCCAAATGGCGGCCAAGCGCATGCCGTTTGTCGTCATCGACCGCGACGAGTCGCTTGTGAGCAGCTCGCTCGCCGATGGCTGGCCGGCTTTGGCGGGCGACGCCACGGACGATCACGTCTTGCAAAGTGCGGGCATTGAACGGGCGCGAGGACTCGCGGCTGTGCTGGCGAGCGATGCAGACAACCTGTACATCGTGCTGTCCGCGCGGCTGCTGTCGAAAGACCTGATGATCATTTCCCGGGCCGAGGACGATTCGAGTGTCGCCAAGCTCAAGAAGGCGGGCGCCGACCGCGTGATGACGCTGTTCGAGACGAGTGCCGCACGGATGGCACATCTGCTCGTCAACCCCAACGTCGAGGAGTTCTTCGAGATCTTCCGCACCGAGGGAACGGCACTCGACCTGGCCGAGATTCACGTCTCGCAGAACAGTGTCTATGCCGGGCGGCGGCTCGCCGAAACCGATCTGCGCAATCGGGGCGTAATCGTGGTGGGCATCCGGCAGGGCAGCGGCAATTTGGTGCTACCGCCTCCCAGCTCAATCGAGATTCAAATCGACGACCGGCTGATTGTGCTGGGCCGTGCCGACGCAATCGCCGAGCTGATGCGGGCCGGAGGCTCTGAGTAAGGCCGCAACTCCCATCTGGGATTATAGATACGGCGATCTGTGCCGTCAGGAATCTACCGGTTCATCGCACCCTATATCGGTGGCTGCGACAAAGTGTGTCTTGAACCGCTCAGATCGCCGACCTAAGATACCTACCGGTCGGTATGCATTTGGGTGAATGTTTGCGCTAAGTGCCTGTTGTTGGGTGTTTGGGACGTTTGGGTTGAGGTAGC from Pirellulales bacterium carries:
- a CDS encoding potassium channel protein, which codes for MPLGGVARIVVLLALLPLFGTIGFRIIEGWPWFDCLYMSVTTITTVGFMEVHPLSTAGRIFVMTYLIVGLGVFFFGVVQLGEMVVRIELTHWLEKRRMDSTIRTLKGHFIVCGYGRMGQALCRQMAAKRMPFVVIDRDESLVSSSLADGWPALAGDATDDHVLQSAGIERARGLAAVLASDADNLYIVLSARLLSKDLMIISRAEDDSSVAKLKKAGADRVMTLFETSAARMAHLLVNPNVEEFFEIFRTEGTALDLAEIHVSQNSVYAGRRLAETDLRNRGVIVVGIRQGSGNLVLPPPSSIEIQIDDRLIVLGRADAIAELMRAGGSE